A section of the Oscarella lobularis chromosome 15, ooOscLobu1.1, whole genome shotgun sequence genome encodes:
- the LOC136196321 gene encoding alpha-1,3-mannosyl-glycoprotein 2-beta-N-acetylglucosaminyltransferase-like isoform X2: protein MSRRRLLLVFVLLVLAFNAVLFYSFYIVNPKTLDEVFIHTHYDADRLSQRREEDTGTKTEDKDPTERVEKQKAIPSTPAAKVKTPKAKKEPNQPIDTSRTEILPILVLACNRPTVSRCLDLLLRYRAQSTASHPIIVSQDCGHEPTAQAIRSYGDQIRHIEQPDLSSIPMQGGSPAMQGYYKISRHYKWALTQIFDVMKYDSVIIVEGTLLVTYALRALGDVFGLGSLDDLDVSPDFFEYFLATRKLLEEDSTLWCVSAWNDNGKENLIDLNKPELIYRSDFFPGLGWMMRLSLWNEIKDKWPKAFWDDWMRESEQRKGRACLRPEISRTRTFGKEGVSKGQFYDNHLRYIVLSDKNVHFLKQDLTYLLKSNYDKGFVSRVYRIPTRSLSSIDSQRGCGDAKEARVEYLTAGQFVSYARQFGIMNDLKDQVPRLAYKGIVSFMYGGCRVHLAPPANWKGYENSRK, encoded by the exons ATGTCGAGAAGACGTTtgcttctcgttttcgttcttctcgtcctCGCCTTCAACGCCGTTCTTTTCTACAGCTTCTATATAGTCAATCCCAAGACTCTAGACGAG GTATTCATCCACACTCACTACGACGCCGACCGGCTAAGCCAGAGACGCGAAGAGGACACAGGAACTAAAACAGAAGACAAAGACCCAACAGAACGTGTAGAAAAGCAGAAGGCAATACCTAGTACACCTGCTGCTAAAGTGAAGACTCctaaggcaaagaaagagccCAATCAGCCCATAGATACGAGTCGTACAGAAATACTTCCTATTCTCGTACTTGCCTGCAATCGGCCTACAGTAAGCCGATGTCTCGATCTATTGCTCAG ATACAGGGCTCAATCGACAGCCAGTCATCCCATTATCGTGTCCCAAGATTGCGGGCACGAGCCGACGGCACAGGCGATTCGCTCCTATGGGGATCAGATTCGTCACATCGAG CAACCCGACTTGTCTTCGATTCCCATGCAAGGCGGTAGTCCGGCGATGCAAGGCTACTATAAGATATCGCGCCACTACAAGTGGGCGTTGACGCAaatatttgacgtcatgaaatACGATAGTGTCATCATTGTTGAAGGTACGCTACTAGTGACTTACGCCTTACGGGCATTGGGGGACGTGTTTGGATTGGGATCTCTAGACGACTTGGACGTTTCGCCGGACTTCTTCGAATATTTTCTGGCAACTCGGAAATTGCTCGAGGAAGATTCCACGCTCTGGTGCGTTTCGGCTTGGAACGATAACGGCAAGGAAAATCTCATTGATCTAAATAAGCcag AACTGATCTACCGTTCTGACTTTTTTCCGGGTTTGGGATGGATGATGCGGCTCAGTTTGTGGAACGAAATCAAGGATAAATGGCCTAAAGC GTTCTGGGACGATTGGATGCGAGAATCAGAGCAGAGAAAGGGACGGGCGTGCCTCCGTCCCGAGATatcgcgaacgcgaacgttTGGAAAGGAGGGAGTGAGCAA AGGCCAATTTTACGATAATCACCTTCGATACATCGTTCTCAGCGATAAAAACGTTCATTTTTTGAAACAGGATTTGACGTATTTACTCAAG AGTAATTATGATAAAGGCTTCGTAAGTCGCGTCTACAGGATCCCAACTCGATCGCTTTCCTCAATCGATTCCCAACGAGGCTGCGGAGATGCGAAAGAGGCGCGCGTCGAGTATCTAACTGCGGGCCAATTCGTTTCCTATGCCAGACAATTTGGCATAATGAACGATCTAAAAGACCAAGTTCCCCGACTCGCCTACAAGGGAATCGTCTCGTTTATGTACGGGGGCTGTCGCGTTCATTTGGCACCGCCTGCAAACTGGAAAGGATACGAGAATTCGCGAAAATAA
- the LOC136196325 gene encoding caspase-6-like encodes MADYTKLKVNRDEIIEAAKRIRTRWRDIGEILGPEPRFQSHELDGFGEGRDDRERAKNMLKAWAEKHYTKATREHLIEAMKEEGYGEQISEVFKASSAQPTPIEVRSDGVPEEEEDITKYEKNVGKILIVNNFKSKNSKERIGSKEDGDRLVKIFHEDMKFERGSSQRQIQIVNETKDQILDAVNSFVHEDFTGYSCSVFILMSHGNESSFFDVNNEEIEIVRILNLFKSKQLEGKPKLFFFQACRGEGHAGTVASDCHKSEESSPPVESDLISIPSMPNSADFFIGYSSSFGDRSFRYLGETSRGSWYMLRLVEVIKKYYTRRDVAAIHCMVNRLVSEDRGHMDLGGSEVMQAPQFVSSLRGKFYLCNYVPPQ; translated from the exons ATGGCTG ATTACACCAAATTGAAAGTGAATCGGGATGAAATAatcgaagcggcgaaaaGGATTCGAACGAGGTGGCGAGATATTGGCGAAATTTTGGGACCGGAACCCAGATTCCAATCGCATGAACTGGACGGATTCGGCGAAGGGAGAGATGATCGCGAGCGAGCTAAGAATATGCTCAAAGCGTGGGCAGAAAAGCACTACACGAAAGCGACTAGAGAGCATCTTATTGAAGCAATGAAGGAGGAAGGCTATGGAGAACAAATCTCCGAAGTTTTCAAAGCTAGTTCTGCTCAACCGACTCCAATAGAAGTTAGGAGCGATGGTGTgcctgaagaagaagaagacatcaCAAAGTATGAGAAAAACGTTGGCAAGATTCTAATTGTCAACAATTTTAAATCCAAAAATTCCAAAGAGAGAATCGGTTCCAAGGAGGACGGTGATCGTCTTGTCAAGATCTTCCACGAAGATATGAAATTTGAAAGAGGCTCCAGTCAGCGCCAAATTCAAATAGTCAACGAAACCAAAGATCAAATTCTTGACGCGGTGAATTCATTCGTCCACGAGGACTTCACCGGGTATTCCTGCTCCGTTTTCATTCTCATGTCCCACGGCAACGAATCCTCATTCTTCGATGTCAACaatgaagaaatcgaaatcgttcgCATTCTAAATCTTTTCAAGAGCAAGCAATTGGAAGGCAAGCCTaagctctttttcttccaagcGTGCCGCGGCGAAGGGCATGCTGGTACTGTGGCCTCGGATTGCCATAAAAGCGAGGAGAGTTCTCCTCCCGTTGAATCTGACCTTATCAGTATTCCATCCATGCCCAATAGCGCCGATTTCTTTATTGGGTactcttcgtcgtttggaGATCGGTCGTTTCGTTATCTTGGCGAAACGAGTCGCGGCTCCTGGTATATGCTTCGTTTGGTCGAAGTGATCAAGAAGTATTACACCCGTCGTGATGTGGCTGCGATTCACTGTATGGTGAATCGCTTGGTTTCAGAAGATCGTGGGCATATGGATCTAGGCGGCTCAGAAGTGATGCAAGCTCCTCAATTTGTCTCCAGTCTGAGAGGAAAGTTCTATCTTTGTAACTATGTACCTCCTCAGTAA
- the LOC136196321 gene encoding alpha-1,3-mannosyl-glycoprotein 2-beta-N-acetylglucosaminyltransferase-like isoform X3: MSRRRLLLVFVLLVLAFNAVLFYSFYIVNPKTLDELYHKVFIHTHYDADRLSQRREEDTGTKTEDKDPTERVEKQKAIPSTPAAKVKTPKAKKEPNQPIDTSRTEILPILVLACNRPTVSRCLDLLLRYRAQSTASHPIIVSQDCGHEPTAQAIRSYGDQIRHIEQPDLSSIPMQGGSPAMQGYYKISRHYKWALTQIFDVMKYDSVIIVEDDLDVSPDFFEYFLATRKLLEEDSTLWCVSAWNDNGKENLIDLNKPELIYRSDFFPGLGWMMRLSLWNEIKDKWPKAFWDDWMRESEQRKGRACLRPEISRTRTFGKEGVSKGQFYDNHLRYIVLSDKNVHFLKQDLTYLLKSNYDKGFVSRVYRIPTRSLSSIDSQRGCGDAKEARVEYLTAGQFVSYARQFGIMNDLKDQVPRLAYKGIVSFMYGGCRVHLAPPANWKGYENSRK; encoded by the exons ATGTCGAGAAGACGTTtgcttctcgttttcgttcttctcgtcctCGCCTTCAACGCCGTTCTTTTCTACAGCTTCTATATAGTCAATCCCAAGACTCTAGACGAG TTATACCACAAGGTATTCATCCACACTCACTACGACGCCGACCGGCTAAGCCAGAGACGCGAAGAGGACACAGGAACTAAAACAGAAGACAAAGACCCAACAGAACGTGTAGAAAAGCAGAAGGCAATACCTAGTACACCTGCTGCTAAAGTGAAGACTCctaaggcaaagaaagagccCAATCAGCCCATAGATACGAGTCGTACAGAAATACTTCCTATTCTCGTACTTGCCTGCAATCGGCCTACAGTAAGCCGATGTCTCGATCTATTGCTCAG ATACAGGGCTCAATCGACAGCCAGTCATCCCATTATCGTGTCCCAAGATTGCGGGCACGAGCCGACGGCACAGGCGATTCGCTCCTATGGGGATCAGATTCGTCACATCGAG CAACCCGACTTGTCTTCGATTCCCATGCAAGGCGGTAGTCCGGCGATGCAAGGCTACTATAAGATATCGCGCCACTACAAGTGGGCGTTGACGCAaatatttgacgtcatgaaatACGATAGTGTCATCATTGTTGAAG ACGACTTGGACGTTTCGCCGGACTTCTTCGAATATTTTCTGGCAACTCGGAAATTGCTCGAGGAAGATTCCACGCTCTGGTGCGTTTCGGCTTGGAACGATAACGGCAAGGAAAATCTCATTGATCTAAATAAGCcag AACTGATCTACCGTTCTGACTTTTTTCCGGGTTTGGGATGGATGATGCGGCTCAGTTTGTGGAACGAAATCAAGGATAAATGGCCTAAAGC GTTCTGGGACGATTGGATGCGAGAATCAGAGCAGAGAAAGGGACGGGCGTGCCTCCGTCCCGAGATatcgcgaacgcgaacgttTGGAAAGGAGGGAGTGAGCAA AGGCCAATTTTACGATAATCACCTTCGATACATCGTTCTCAGCGATAAAAACGTTCATTTTTTGAAACAGGATTTGACGTATTTACTCAAG AGTAATTATGATAAAGGCTTCGTAAGTCGCGTCTACAGGATCCCAACTCGATCGCTTTCCTCAATCGATTCCCAACGAGGCTGCGGAGATGCGAAAGAGGCGCGCGTCGAGTATCTAACTGCGGGCCAATTCGTTTCCTATGCCAGACAATTTGGCATAATGAACGATCTAAAAGACCAAGTTCCCCGACTCGCCTACAAGGGAATCGTCTCGTTTATGTACGGGGGCTGTCGCGTTCATTTGGCACCGCCTGCAAACTGGAAAGGATACGAGAATTCGCGAAAATAA
- the LOC136196321 gene encoding alpha-1,3-mannosyl-glycoprotein 2-beta-N-acetylglucosaminyltransferase-like isoform X1 — protein sequence MSRRRLLLVFVLLVLAFNAVLFYSFYIVNPKTLDELYHKVFIHTHYDADRLSQRREEDTGTKTEDKDPTERVEKQKAIPSTPAAKVKTPKAKKEPNQPIDTSRTEILPILVLACNRPTVSRCLDLLLRYRAQSTASHPIIVSQDCGHEPTAQAIRSYGDQIRHIEQPDLSSIPMQGGSPAMQGYYKISRHYKWALTQIFDVMKYDSVIIVEGTLLVTYALRALGDVFGLGSLDDLDVSPDFFEYFLATRKLLEEDSTLWCVSAWNDNGKENLIDLNKPELIYRSDFFPGLGWMMRLSLWNEIKDKWPKAFWDDWMRESEQRKGRACLRPEISRTRTFGKEGVSKGQFYDNHLRYIVLSDKNVHFLKQDLTYLLKSNYDKGFVSRVYRIPTRSLSSIDSQRGCGDAKEARVEYLTAGQFVSYARQFGIMNDLKDQVPRLAYKGIVSFMYGGCRVHLAPPANWKGYENSRK from the exons ATGTCGAGAAGACGTTtgcttctcgttttcgttcttctcgtcctCGCCTTCAACGCCGTTCTTTTCTACAGCTTCTATATAGTCAATCCCAAGACTCTAGACGAG TTATACCACAAGGTATTCATCCACACTCACTACGACGCCGACCGGCTAAGCCAGAGACGCGAAGAGGACACAGGAACTAAAACAGAAGACAAAGACCCAACAGAACGTGTAGAAAAGCAGAAGGCAATACCTAGTACACCTGCTGCTAAAGTGAAGACTCctaaggcaaagaaagagccCAATCAGCCCATAGATACGAGTCGTACAGAAATACTTCCTATTCTCGTACTTGCCTGCAATCGGCCTACAGTAAGCCGATGTCTCGATCTATTGCTCAG ATACAGGGCTCAATCGACAGCCAGTCATCCCATTATCGTGTCCCAAGATTGCGGGCACGAGCCGACGGCACAGGCGATTCGCTCCTATGGGGATCAGATTCGTCACATCGAG CAACCCGACTTGTCTTCGATTCCCATGCAAGGCGGTAGTCCGGCGATGCAAGGCTACTATAAGATATCGCGCCACTACAAGTGGGCGTTGACGCAaatatttgacgtcatgaaatACGATAGTGTCATCATTGTTGAAGGTACGCTACTAGTGACTTACGCCTTACGGGCATTGGGGGACGTGTTTGGATTGGGATCTCTAGACGACTTGGACGTTTCGCCGGACTTCTTCGAATATTTTCTGGCAACTCGGAAATTGCTCGAGGAAGATTCCACGCTCTGGTGCGTTTCGGCTTGGAACGATAACGGCAAGGAAAATCTCATTGATCTAAATAAGCcag AACTGATCTACCGTTCTGACTTTTTTCCGGGTTTGGGATGGATGATGCGGCTCAGTTTGTGGAACGAAATCAAGGATAAATGGCCTAAAGC GTTCTGGGACGATTGGATGCGAGAATCAGAGCAGAGAAAGGGACGGGCGTGCCTCCGTCCCGAGATatcgcgaacgcgaacgttTGGAAAGGAGGGAGTGAGCAA AGGCCAATTTTACGATAATCACCTTCGATACATCGTTCTCAGCGATAAAAACGTTCATTTTTTGAAACAGGATTTGACGTATTTACTCAAG AGTAATTATGATAAAGGCTTCGTAAGTCGCGTCTACAGGATCCCAACTCGATCGCTTTCCTCAATCGATTCCCAACGAGGCTGCGGAGATGCGAAAGAGGCGCGCGTCGAGTATCTAACTGCGGGCCAATTCGTTTCCTATGCCAGACAATTTGGCATAATGAACGATCTAAAAGACCAAGTTCCCCGACTCGCCTACAAGGGAATCGTCTCGTTTATGTACGGGGGCTGTCGCGTTCATTTGGCACCGCCTGCAAACTGGAAAGGATACGAGAATTCGCGAAAATAA
- the LOC136196312 gene encoding IQ domain-containing protein E-like, which yields MATNGYSDDAYSEVSEEIATISVGSLPRPPSKPKNVGRSVTRRSSKIVSPYAPPRPSAPTPGSGPRGGQFVPGKKMAAPTFATAAGKTAREHWLSALRADRGRGLSSEGTKASTWMGGKPESATSATAVTSYLKDLMTSRSSDFMGKSMQRTRTRSAAGLPGLKSQEDMYDEIQELKRVLVAEKESKNILVTRVRRQEEELLKKDKQIEDMLSSGQVARSDLTRTLTQRRTDSTAAAVTSLKQQVHSIERALREKEAAYNKLAKDLKTTNIQELEIQAEMYYSEVLRLRRVIEERPATTYDSKDVSKETRTKMKALNAAVIRLSASNKELESENACLKGDLERAMRTPQGKGDTLTKTKGAVEDKYADYNRSQMLSRLVQLEMEVESLESRLEQSSREASVAEAGRQHDVQELEGSHSELKKRIAEMEESQENFVAERTKLRNVIRKLKEDRAFYRTAAETTESSVKDMEEKLRTEREAKETLDGQVAELREIQRNDEMAREHAAQRRKRHLSGDLEKRDEQHRAAVKLQDQWRKHKANKRQTKFEQEQEEAAVEIQSVFRGHLNRKKRLTSMEKTLEKDAPHVNGTDDDELDETATDIQSAIRGHLARKEALSKTQAVYKWNSAENGGPRWNSFNSADGSSFQEEFLGDATSTKSRSASPPASTAPNRNRLSKNSNQKLLAKHPNTTGNYRNKENEEERSESGIVDDESELW from the exons ATGGCCACAAACGGCTATTCAGACGATGCGTATTCCGAAGTTTCAGAAGAGATTGCGACAATATCGGTCGGTTCCCTTCCTCGTCCGCCGTCAAAACCGAAAAACGTCGGACGATCGGTGACGAGGAGAAGTTCAAAGATCG TATCTCCCTATGCTCCCCCGCGTCCTTCCGCTCCGACGCCCGGCTCTGGTCCTCGCGGGGGACAATTCGTCCCTGGCAAAAAAATGGCAGCCCCGACCTTCGCTACAGCAGCTGGCAAAACGGCTCGCGAACATTGGCTATCAGCGTTGAGAGCGGATCGTGGAAGAGGGCTGAGCAGCGAGGGAACGAAGGCGAGTACGTGGATGGGAGGAAAACCTGAGTCTGCTACATCAGCCACAGCAGTAACGTCGTATCTCAAGGATCTGATGACG TCGAGGAGCAGCGATTTCATGGGGAAATCGATGCAGCGAACAAGAACCAGGAGTGCAGCTG gtctGCCTGGGCTCAAGTCACAGGAAGATATGTACGACGAGATCCAAGAGTTGAAAAGG GTTCTTGTggccgaaaaagaaagcaaaaataTATTGGTAACCAGAGTGAGAAGACAGGAAGAGGAACTActgaaaaag GATAAACAAATCGAAGACATGCTGAGTTCAGGCCAAGTAGCT cGATCTGATCTCACACGAACGTTGACGCAAAGGCGTACCGACTCTACGGCAGCG GCTGTGACATCTCTGAAACAACAAGTGCACAGTATAGAAAGAGCtcttagagaaaaagaagccgcTTACAA CAAACTGGCTAAAGATCTCAAAACGACAAATATTCAAGAATTAGAAATTCAGGCAGAAATGTATTATAGCGAA GTACTGCGATTAAGACGTGTCATAGAAGAAAGACCAGCCACTACGTATGATTCAAA GGACGTATCAAAGGAGACGCGTACTAAAATGAAGGCGTTGAACGCCGCCGTAATTCGATTATCAG CGTCGAATAAAGAGCTCGAGAGCGAGAATGCATGCCTCAAAGGAGACTTAGAAAGAGCAATGAGAACACcgcaaggaaaaggagatACTTTGACGA aaacgaagggcgcGGTAGAGGACAAATACGCCGACTACAATCGATCGCAGATGCTGTCTCGGCTAGTGCAACTGGAAATG GAAGTAGAAAGTCTCGAAAGTAGGCTAGAACAGTCGTCTCGAGAAGCGAGTGTAGCTGAAGCCGGTCGCCAACACGACGTTCAAG AACTCGAAGGAAGTCATAGCGAACTCAAGAAGCGAATAGCCGAAATGGAAGAGTCCCAAgagaatttcgtcgccgagcgaACGAAATTGAGAAACGTGATACGAAAATTGAAGGAAGATCGAGCATTCTATCGTACAGCAGCTGAAACGACAGA GAGTAGCGTGAAGGATATGGAAGAGAAGTTGAGGACTGAACGCGAGGCTAAGGAGACGCTTGACGGACAAGTAGCCGAGCTTAGGGAAATTCAGCGAAATGATGAAATGGCTAGGGAACATGCAGCGCAGCGTAGAAA GAGGCATTTATCTGGCGACTTGGAGAAGAGGGACGAGCAGCATAGGGCCGCCGTAAAGTTGCAAGATCAATGGAGAAAACACAAGGCGAAC AAGCGGCAGACGAAATTTGAGCAGGAACAGGAAGAG GCGGCTGTCGAAATACAGTCGGTCTTCCGCGGACACTTGAACAGAAAGAAGCGGCTCACGTCTATGGAGAAAACGCTTGAAAAAGACGCACCGCACGTAAATGGCAcggatgacgacgaactAGATGAAACTGCAACGGACATACAGTCAGCCATCAGAGGTCACCTAGCAAGGAAAGAGGCACTCTCCAAGACCCAGGCTGTTTACAAATG GAATTCGGCTGAGAATGGAGGTCCCAGGTGGAATTCGTTTAATTCTGCAG ATGGTTCTAGCTTCCAGGAAGAATTCCTTGGTGACGCTACGAGTACAAAGTCGAGATCAGCGTCACCTCCAGCGTCGACGGCTCCAAATCGAAATCGTTTGAGCAAAAATTCGAATCAGAAACTTTTGGCCA AGCATCCTAATACGACTGGCAATTATAggaataaagaaaatgaggAAGAACGGAGCGAATCTGGTATCGTAGATGATGAATCAGAGTTGTGGTAA